Genomic window (Vigna unguiculata cultivar IT97K-499-35 chromosome 10, ASM411807v1, whole genome shotgun sequence):
ACCAGCACGAATAGCCCAGGGGAAGTAATGCTGATAAAACAATTTCCTCTGCTTTCCACTGAATCTAGCAGTGCCCCCTACAACAGACAGCAGGCACATAGGAAGGCCCATCTGTTCAAACTCAATAACCTTCAACGCTGTCTCCCCAATCAAGTTAGTGGGAAGGTCAAAAAGGGTATGCCAGAAGTCATGCACTTCACGAGCTCTCATTGTTACATAGGCCAGTTCATCTGTATCCATGAACCGCACAGGAGGTCGATCATCTGGTGAAAAGTTCCTAGATCCCATAAACCTAGCATAGGCAGCACCGAATGTGTTTTCCGGCAGGTCCCAAGCATGTCCAACGTTTGCAGAAACAACACGAGGGCGCTCCAATAACACGGCCTATAAATcagaattataaaagaaaatgattggTTGTTGTTGTGGCATAGTTGTATGCTTCAACAGGCAAAAAAGAATGCCAGTTAATTTAGTGATAAATGATAGTGATTTAGTGATAAGTGATAGCTTTTTATAATCACTTTTATCAATGAGTAAGACCAAGGGCCAGCCATCACCTGATCCTAAACTCTTTGTTATCTCAAGAACAAATAAACTATGGTTGTTGCTAGTACTAGCTATAGAGCATCCAATAAGCAAATAGAAAAAATCAGCATCCAAAACAATATGGGCAGGAAATATCCACCTTAACgaaaaacaaataagattagaataaaataaactagCTCACCCTTCCTTCAGGGCAACTCTTCATCCTCTGAAGAACTTTCTCAAAAGCAGGCTTTCCAGTCGTCTCACCAAGAGCCGCTATCAAATCCGCTCTTCGAGGGTCCAACAATGCTCCCACTGCCGAACCCATTGCCACAGCAGCCTGCTGCCATGTCTTCAACCGAATTCTACTGCCTTCTATCATTGCAGATAACTAACTAAAACTGCCAATCTGATTCAACAcatcattatttttatctttattgaCACCAATAAATGTTTCAAGAAATATAAGCAGTTCTATCTCTACATTCTTTGCACAAAATATTGCTTGAAAGTTCTATCGTATTTCAGTTAGACATGTCAAACACCTCACACGTTTTGAGTTTAAGAAAGAGGCAGCAGCCATACCCGGATCATTTTATGATGATCCAGAACTTTTACAACCTGGCTCTAGCTCAACTCACCCCGTAGTTGGCTCCCTAATCcgtgtaaaaatttaaaaaaaaataaaaaaataaaaaatcttcttTACTTTTAAGTGTAGTTAGAATCATCAGGATCAGGATCGTACTATCTGAATCGCGATTCGTTACAAAATTCTCCCGCAGTTACAAAATTCTCCTGCAGTTACAAAATTCTCCTGCAGCGATCGTTTGATGAATCGTTTTGTAACTTGTAACCTGAATCGTAACATGAATCGTTGAATCGAATGTGAATAATGTAATTGGCAATTAGGTTTGCATAAcatatgatgaaggaaaaaaactggaaaaaataaaaaagaaacacataggagaagaaacaaaggaatatgAAAGTTCAGGGAAAAGATAAACAGGGAGAAAATGAacaggagaagaagaagatcaAAAAATAGAACCACAGAAGACAATGTGAAAAGAAACTGGGAGGAGATGAATAGTGGGAAGGGAGAAGATGAAGGGAGAGAAAACAAACCAAGGTGACCATGAAAAGATGACCGTGTGAGAGGGACTGTTCTACAAAGCCCAGACAATTTTGCCTCAGCGTCCACCTCCCGGAGCGTCTAGACACGAACACAGCCGTCAACATGTGCACGAAATGGTGTCTGGGGTTTGTTGAGTTCGACACTGGTGGTCTTCTACtctgtaaaattaaaattatgattttttattcattttttatattcaagtaaatttgtattttttttatgaaa
Coding sequences:
- the LOC114165688 gene encoding ubiquinone biosynthesis protein COQ4 homolog, mitochondrial, whose translation is MIEGSRIRLKTWQQAAVAMGSAVGALLDPRRADLIAALGETTGKPAFEKVLQRMKSCPEGRAVLLERPRVVSANVGHAWDLPENTFGAAYARFMGSRNFSPDDRPPVRFMDTDELAYVTMRAREVHDFWHTLFDLPTNLIGETALKVIEFEQMGLPMCLLSVVGGTARFSGKQRKLFYQHYFPWAIRAGMQSTDLMCVYYERHFHEDLEDVRRKLQIVPTPIVP